A genomic window from Camelina sativa cultivar DH55 chromosome 2, Cs, whole genome shotgun sequence includes:
- the LOC104711955 gene encoding mediator of RNA polymerase II transcription subunit 12 isoform X3: MQRYHAANCTSAVNNSAIGGASARDSGRADSSSIGNYSLNSRRPPPLTPYKLKCEKDGLNSRLGPPDFHPPTSSSPEENLTKEYVQLGYKETVDGLKEAEEIILSQVNTFSKPVVLKCKEAVRKCLRAINESRALKRKAGQVYGVPLSGSLLCKPGFPEQRSCGEETKKKWIESLSQQHKRLRCLADNIPGYRRKTLFEVLIRNNVPLLRATWFIKVTYLNQVRPSPAAISSGTPDKTQASRCEQWTKDVIEYLQYLLDELLSRNSSFPAQQTRDRSPQMLYTGSVQKISPASASLYGEETSLHFKWWYMVRLLQWHHAEGLLFPNLIVDWVLRLLQEKEVFEILQLLLPIVYGVLESIVLSQTYVQSLVAIAVRFIQEPAPGGSDLVDNSRRAYTLSALIEMVRYLVLAASDTFVASDCFPLPPPVTARGPNDVSYTSKAYDNLKSNSAEISTQVQGRGVDSRFEFLSFDYTISTIQRSADDLAKIASAGYPQHNVAKAVQALDKALSDGDIRAAYSYLFEDLCNGAVDETWIAEVSPCLRSSLRWIGAISTSFVCSVFFLIEWATCDFRDFRAGVPKDIKFSGRKDCSQVYLVIQLLKQKILGGEFAARRGKNRRSNFLNVSKPSSPMDAFESPGPLHDIIVCWIDQHEVHRGGAKRLQLLVFELIRSGIFNPIAYVRQLIVSGMIDVIQPAVDPERRMRHHRILKQLPGCFVHETLEEAQIFGGDKLSEAVRTYSNERRLLLRELLVKKGKYSNKLILSDQKSKKNSSSLPSVVFRTCNAMADSEGPHKHTKSSVDIRELKERISALLQFPGMSYGVKNPMRDEFQSSVKRSSGSVYSKIYQPEATPGCEDCRRAKRQKMSDEKSSCYQGNSPIASDEEDNWWIKKGLKTLESSLKVDPQIELTKQVPRGRQKMARKTQSLAQLQAARIEGSQGASTSHVCDNKVSCPHHGPGVEGENHKVVDVFRTSTSVDIVSVGKSLKQLQFVDKRSIAVWLTTLVRQLVEEPEKSSVKVGQFNRGTPVEEKSTSRWKLGVDELSTILFLLDISLDFVSVVKFLFWLLPKANSSPSFAVQGGRNLLIMPRNVANNMCEIGEAILVSSLRRYENILLSADLVPEAMTALMNRAASLMSSNGKISGSAALVYARYILKRYGSLPSVVEWHNNFKATCEKRLLSELDHTRSGNGEYGIPLGVPAGVDNPDDYIRKKISIGGTRPSRVGYNMRDVVQRHVEEATNYLRKLIGTGTVKASLAEKNDDGYQVAQQIVVGLMDCIRQTGGAAQEGDPTLVSSAVSAIINSVGLSMARISDFSLGTIHQTHPSGIDSSNIARYILQIHITCLCLLKEALGERQSRVFEIALATESSTALAGAFSPGKGSRGQHQLSPESYDSNANNSTNDMPNGTSKIAASRATKLTAAVSALVIGSITHGVITLERIVGLLRLKEYLDFVQFVRRTKSSSNGNARSMGASKVESPIEVYVHWFRLLVGNCKTVSEGLVLELVGESSVVAISRMQRMLPLKLVFPPAYSIIAFVLWRPFVLNNNSNSSVHEDTHRLYQSLTIAFHDVIKHLPFRDVCLRDTQGLYELIVADSTDADFASVFESIGLDMHLKSVAFAPLRARLFLNSIIDCKVPSSGYSHEGVSEAKNRHQGNGAKLVDKLVSVLDCLQPAKFHWQWVELRLLLNEQALTEKLENHDMPLADAIRSSCPTSEKPEASENEKNFIQILLTRLLVRPDAVPLFSEVVHLFGRSVEESMLKQAEWFLAGQDVLFGRKTIRQKLIIVGESKGLPTKPQFWKPWGWCSNSSSDPITGNKADKKRKLETTSIEEGEVIEEGSGSKKVLLPRALDENSPTVGYGITTERAFVQLVLPCIDQSSDESRSTFVNELVRQFSNIEQQLSSVTNRSTTNNKHMATASSGSEISSNKGSTRKGLRGGSPSMARRSSTNTTDTAPPPSPVALRASMSLRLQFLLRLLPVICGEPSFRNTRHALASTIVRLLGSRVVYEDYAVCSPRSDPSKVETDSTLDPSAMADLSSEVLFDRLLFVLHGLLSNHQPNWLKPRPLSSESSKDFTLFDRDAAESLQNELSRMQLPDTIRWRIQAAMPILFSSLRCSLSCQPHSVPPTAVTLVQPSGSGGGGPIQRNSPALPKTGTAAAQGKLKQTMLSPPQQQEVDNTDVVDPWTLLEDGTSSGLSSSNVSNSSDMANLRATCWLKGAVRVRRTDLTYVGSVDDDS, encoded by the exons ATGCAAAGGTATCATGCTGCCAACTGCACTAGTGCAGTCAATAATAGTGCTATAGGTGGTGCATCCGCTAGGGACTCAGGACGAGCTGATTCCTCTTCGATTGGAAACTACTCGCTTAACTCCAG GAGGCCACCTCCATTGACACCCTACAAGTTGAAGTGTGAGAAGGACGGTCTGAACTCTCG ATTAGGACCGCCTGATTTTCATCCTCCAACATCAAGTTCGCCTGAAGAAAATCTGACCAAAGAGTATGTTCAACTTGGATACAAGGAAACTGTTGATGGACTTAAG GAAGCCGAAGAGATTATATTGTCCCAGGTCAATACTTTCTCGAAGCCTGTGGTCCTAAAGTGCAAAGAG GCCGTCAGAAAGTGTCTTAGAGCTATCAATGAATCTCGTGCACTCAAGCGCAAG GCTGGTCAAGTTTATGGGGTGCCTCTCTCTGGTTCGCTTCTATGTAAGCCTGGATTTCCAGAACAGAGATCATGTGGGgaggagacaaagaaaaaatggatCGAG AGTTTATCGCAACAGCACAAAAGATTACGCTGTTTGGCTGATAACATTCCTGGATATAGGAGAAAAACCTTATTTGAAGTCCTTATTAGAAACAACGTCCCGTTATTGAGAGCTACTTGGTTTATAAAAGTGACTTATCTCAATCAG GTGCGACCTAGTCCTGCTGCTATTTCTTCAGGAACACCTGACAAGACACAAGCTTCTCGGTGTGAACAATGGACAAAAGATGTTATTGAATATTTGCAATACCTCTTGGATGAACTTTTGTCACGGAATAGCTCATTTCCTGCTCAGCAAACTAGAGATAGGTCACCGCAGATGCTTTATACAGGATCAGTGCAAAAGATTAGTCCAGCATCAGCAAGCCTTTATGGGGAGGAAACATCTCTGCATTTTAAATGGTGGTATATGGTGCGTCTTCTACAATGGCACCATGCCGAAGGGCTTCTTTTTCCTAATCTCATTGTTGATTGGGTTCTCCGGCTCTTACAG GAGAAGGAGGTCTTTGAAATTTTGCAGTTGCTACTCCCCATCGTGTATGGTGTTTTAGAGAGCATTGTTCTCTCTCAGACATATGTACAGAGTCTTGTAGCTATTGCTGTCCGTTTCATTCAGGAACCTGCTCCTGGTGGATCTGATCTTGTTGATAACTCTCGAAGAGCTTATACTCTCTCTGCGCTAATTGAGATGGTTCGCTACTTGGTACTTGCTGCATCCGACACGTTTGTTGCTTCGGATTgctttcctcttcctcctcctgtAACAGCACGTGGACCCAATGATGTGAGCTATACGTCAAAGGCTTATGACAATCTGAAAAGTAATTCTGCAGAGATTTCTACCCAGGTTCAAGGAAGAGGAGTTGATTCCCGGTTTGAGTTCCTTTCTTTTGATTATACCATTTCAACCATTCAAAGAAGTGCAGATGATTTGGCAAAGATAGCTAGCGCTGGTTATCCTCAACATAATGTGGCTAAAGCTGTTCAGGCCTTGGATAAAGCTTTGTCAGATGGAGATATCAGAGCTGCTTACAGTTATCTCTTTGAGGACCTTTGCAATGGAGCCGTTGATGAGACCTGGATAGCTGAAGTGAGTCCATGCTTAAGATCATCTCTTAGATGGATTGGCGCTATTAGCACATCCTTTGTTTGCTCCGTTTTTTTCCTTATTGAATGGGCGACATGTGATTTTAGAGATTTCCGCGCTGGTGTGCCTAAAGATATCAAGTTCTCTGGCAGAAAAGATTGTTCTCAGGTGTATTTAGTCATTCAGCTTCTGAAGCAAAAGATTCTGGGTGGAGAATTCGCAGCTCGCAGAGGAAAGAATCGTCGCAGCAATTTTCTTAATGTTTCTAAACCTAGCAGTCCGATGGATGCATTTGAAAGTCCGGGGCCATTACATGATATCATAGTCTGTTGGATTGATCAGCATGAGGTACACAGGGGGGGAGCAAAACGCTTACAATTGCTGGTATTTGAACTTATACGTTCTGGAATCTTTAATCCCATAGCATATGTGAGACAACTTATAGTTAGTGGGATGATCGATGTGATTCAACCTGCTGTTGATCCTGAAAGGAGAATGAGACACCATCGCATATTGAAACAGCTACCTGGGTGTTTTGTACATGAAACCTTAGAGGAAGCTCAGATCTTTGGAGGGGATAAGCTTTCCGAGGCTGTGAGAACTTATTCTAATGAACGCCGCCTTCTTCTTCGAGAGTTACTTGTTAAGAAAGGTAAATATTCCAATAAATTAATTCTGTCTGATCAGAAGTCAAAGAAAAATTCCTCTTCCCTTCCGTCTGTTGTTTTTCGGACGTGTAATGCCATGGCCGATAGTGAGGGACCTCACAAACATACCAAGAGTAGTGTGGATATTAGGGAACTTAAGGAGCGTATATCAGCTCTACTGCAGTTTCCAGGTATGTCATATGGTGTGAAAAATCCAATGCGAGATGAATTTCAAAGTAGTGTTAAGAGATCAAGTGGATCTGTGTATAGCAAGATTTACCAACCAGAAGCTACACCAGGGTGTGAAGACTGTAGAAgagcaaaaagacaaaaaatgaGCGATGAAAAGAGCTCTTGCTATCAAGGGAATTCACCAATTGcatcagatgaagaagataactGGTGGATCAAGAAAGGTTTAAAAACTCTGGAGTCTTCGCTGAAGGTTGATCCTCAGATAGAGTTAACTAAGCAAGTACCACGGGGTAGGCAGAAGATGGCACGCAAGACACAGTCGCTGGCTCAACTACAAGCTGCTAGGATTGAAGGTAGCCAGGGCGCTTCAACAAGTCATGTTTGCGATAATAAAGTAAGCTGTCCTCATCATGGCCCTGGAGTGGAAGGAGAGAATCATAAAGTGGTTGATGTGTTTAGAACTTCTACCTCTGTGGATATTGTATCTGTTGGAAAATCTTTGAAGCAGCTACAGTTTGTTGATAAGCGGTCTATTGCAGTTTGGCTAACAACTCTGGTTCGGCAACTTGTTGAAGAGCCCGAAAAGAGCAGTGTGAAAGTTGGGCAGTTCAATAGAGGTACTCCAGTTGAGGAGAAGAGCACAAGTAGGTGGAAGCTTGGGGTCGATGAGCTATCTACTATATTATTTCTCTTGGATATCTCTCTTGACTTTGTTTCAGTggttaaatttcttttttggcTGTTGCCAAAGGCCAACAGTAGCCCAAGTTTTGCCGTTCAGGGTGGAAGAAACCTTCTAATTATGCCAAGGAATGTTGCAAACAACATGTGTGAGATAGGGGAGGCTATTTTAGTATCATCACTGAGGAG GTATGAAAATATTCTACTTTCAGCAGATCTTGTTCCTGAGGCCATGACAGCTTTGATGAACCGTGCTGCATCACTTATGTCCAGTAATGGAAAAATTTCTGGATCAGCAGCCTTAGTTTATGCTCGCtatattttgaaaagatatGGAAGTCTTCCCAGTGTTGTGGAATGGCATAACAATTTCAAAGCAACATGCGAAAAGAGACTTCTCTCTGAACTAGATCATACGCGATCAGGAAATGGTGAGTATGGGATCCCCCTTGGAGTTCCCGCAGGAGTTGATAATCCAGATGACTATATACGTAAAAAAATCAGCATTGGCGGTACACGTCCTTCAAGAGTGGGTTATAATATGCGAGACGTTGTGCAACGACATGTTGAAGAGGCGACTAATTATCTCAGAAAACTCATTGGTACTGGTACTGTGAAGGCCTCACTTGCTGAGAAAAACGATGACGGGTATCAGGTGGCTCAACAAATTGTAGTTGGACTAATGGACTGCATTAGACAGACTGGCGGTGCAGCTCAAGAGGGTGATCCCACTTTGGTTTCTTCTGCGGTTTCTGCAATTATAAACAGTGTAGGCCTTTCGATGGCAAGGATTTCAGATTTCTCTTTGGGAACCATTCATCAGACTCATCCATCTGGCATCGATTCATCTAATATTGCACGATACATTTTGCAAATTCATATAACCTGTCTATGCCTTCTAAAGGAAGCTCTTGGAGAGCGTCAAAGCCGAGTGTTTGAAATAGCACTTGCAACAGAAAGTTCCACTGCTCTTGCTGGAGCTTTTTCCCCTGGGAAGGGATCCCGAGGTCAGCATCAGTTATCTCCTGAATCCTATGATTCAAATGCGAACAATTCAACAAATGATATGCCGAATGGTACTAGCAAAATAGCGGCGAGCAGAGCAACAAAACTTACTGCAGCTGTATCTGCACTTGTTATAGGTTCTATCACACATGGTGTTATAACCCTTGAAAGGATTGTTGGTCTGCTGAGACTAAAGGAGTACCTAGATTTTGTTCAGTTTGTAAGGCGTACAAAATCAAGTTCTAATGGCAATGCGAGGTCCATGGGAGCGTCTAAAGTGGAAAGCCCTATTGAAGTGTATGTACATTGGTTCAGACTCCTTGTTGGTAACTGCAAAACTGTTTCGGAAGGGCTGGTTTTGGAGCTTGTGGGAGAATCTTCCGTGGTGGCTATATCACGCATGCAGCGCATGCTTCCGCTGAAATTGGTCTTCCCACCAGCTTATTCAATTATTGCGTTTGTTCTATGGAGGccttttgttttgaataataacTCTAACTCCAGCGTCCATGAAGACACTCACCGCCTTTATCAGTCTTTGACAATAGCCTTCCATGATGTTATTAAGCACCTTCCTTTCCGAGACGTGTGTTTGAGAGACACCCAGGGACTTTATGAACTGATCGTTGCTGATTCCACAGATGCTGATTTTGCGTCGGTATTTGAATCGATTGGTTTGGATATGCACTTGAAATCTGTGGCCTTTGCTCCTCTTCGAGCGCGTCTTTTCTTAAATTCCATTATTGATTGTAAGGTGCCATCCTCTGGTTATTCCCATGAAGGAGTTAGTGAAGCAAAAAACCGACACCAGGGAAATGGAGCAAAGCTTGTGGACAAGCTTGTATCTGTATTAGATTGCCTGCAACCTGCAAAATTTCACTGGCAGTGGGTGGAACTCAGGTTGCTTCTAAATGAGCAAGCCCTAACTGAGAAACTCGAAAATCACGATATGCCTTTGGCAGATGCAATACGATCTTCCTGTCCTACCTCTGAGAAGCCTGAGGCCTCTGAGAATGAGAAAAATTTCATTCAAATCCTCCTCACAAGGTTATTGGTTAGACCTGACGCGGTCCCACTTTTCTCAGAAGTGGTTCATCTCTTTGGTAGATCGGTTGAGGAATCTATGTTGAAGCAAGCGGAATGGTTTCTAGCAGGCCAAGATGTTCTTTTTGGACGAAAAACAATCAGACAAAAACTGATTATTGTAGGTGAAAGCAAAGGACTTCCCACTAAACCTCAGTTTTGGAAACCTTGGGGTTGGTGCAGCAACTCCAGTTCTGATCCTATTACGGGAAACAAGGCAGATAAGAAAAGGAAGTTGGAAACTACTTCTATTGAAGAAGGGGAAGTGATCGAGGAAGGGTCAGGTTCAAAAAAGGTATTGTTACCCCGGGCATTGGATGAGAATAGTCCCACTGTTGGCTATGGGATTACAACTGAGAGGGCTTTTGTTCAGCTAGTGCTTCCATGCATAGACCAAAGCTCTGATGAATCTCGCAGTACCTTTGTGAATGAGTTGGTTAGACAGTTTAGCAATATTGAGCAGCAATTAAGTTCAGTTACCAACCGCAgtacaacaaacaacaagcacATGGCAACTGCTTCTTCTGGGTCTGAGATTTCATCAAATAAAGGAAGCACCCGGAAGGGCCTTCGCGGTGGCAGCCCTAGTATGGCAAGAAGATCCTCAACCAATACTACTGACACTGCGCCGCCGCCTTCCCCTGTTGCTTTGAGAGCTTCTATGTCTTTACGGTTACAATTTCTTTTAAGATTACTGCCTGTCATCTGCGG GGAACCTTCGTTTAGGAACACAAGACATGCACTTGCGTCTACAATAGTTCGTTTGCTTGGAAGCCGAGTTGTTTATGAAGATTATGCTGTATGCTCTCCTCGTAGTGACCCATCAAAGGTGGAGACAGATTCAACATTAGATCCTTCTGCCATGGCAGATCTCTCTAGTGAAGTCTTATTTGACCGGTTACTGTTTGTACTCCATGGGCTGTTAAGCAATCACCAGCCAAATTGGCTAAAGCCAAGGCCTCTCTCTAGTGAATCATCCAAAGACTTTACCTTGTTTGACCGCGATGCAGCAGAGAGCTTACAG AATGAGCTTTCGCGGATGCAGTTACCAGACACCATTAGATGGCGGATACAAGCAGCGATGCCcatccttttttcttctctacgCTGTTCTCTCTCGTGCCAGCCTCATTCTGTTCCGCCAACCGCAGTCACACTTGTTCAACCTTCTGGATCTGGTGGTGGTGGACCCATTCAAAGAAACTCCCCTGCCTTACCGAAAACTGGAACTGCAGCAGCGCAAGGGAAGCTGAAGCAGACAATGTTGTCACCACCTCAACAACAAGAAGTAGACAACACAGATGTG GTTGACCCATGGACGCTTCTCGAAGATGGGACAAGTTCAGGTCTATCAAGCAGCAACGTTTCAAATAGCAGTGACATGGCCAATCTTCGAGCCACCTGTTGGCTGAAAGGTGCAGTGAGGGTCAGACGGACTGATCTGACTTATGTTGGTTCAGTAGACGACGACAGCTGA